A single Streptomyces sp. Edi2 DNA region contains:
- a CDS encoding glycosyltransferase 87 family protein: MSSISRARGVWLPVAAWAVTRAVILLCVLRVLVLPGPDVTTDVSVIYQNWSEVLKTGTFPLADVTWQYPPAAALAILSPGLLPFLDYAPAFYTLILVTDAAALALFLRAGRRPGHRPAGAWVWIAGVALLGPTAYARYDLMVAAVAAAALFAAARRPRVAGALVAFGALLKVWPVLLLTGAAVRGRRARALWWSAAGTAAALTLFFVAAAPGALAFLTFQRDRGTEVESLGALVFHIARQYGWDGQVLLHYGSLEFLGPGVPLVSTLALTLSLAAVGWLFLWRLRAGEPGPTTPIDAAFTATLLFTTTSRVISPQYMLWLVGLAAVCVTVRAGRQTLPAVLVLLAAGITQLEFPVWFGHIVASDLPAVVLLAVRNGLLVAASLLACRRLWVSTRGGGPGRTGLPGVVRARRPAGEGETAAAPPRLTGSAAQTPADGSPAPGH, encoded by the coding sequence ATGAGCAGCATCAGCAGAGCGCGCGGGGTGTGGCTCCCGGTCGCGGCGTGGGCCGTGACCCGGGCCGTGATTCTGCTGTGCGTCCTGAGGGTGCTGGTGCTGCCCGGACCTGATGTCACCACCGATGTCTCGGTGATCTATCAGAACTGGTCCGAGGTCCTGAAGACCGGCACCTTCCCGCTGGCCGATGTGACCTGGCAGTACCCGCCGGCCGCCGCGCTCGCGATCCTCTCCCCGGGCCTGCTGCCGTTCCTCGACTACGCCCCCGCGTTCTACACCCTGATCCTGGTCACGGACGCGGCGGCGCTGGCGCTCTTCCTACGGGCCGGCCGGCGGCCCGGCCATCGCCCGGCGGGGGCCTGGGTGTGGATCGCCGGCGTGGCGCTGCTGGGCCCGACCGCCTACGCCCGCTACGACCTGATGGTGGCCGCCGTCGCCGCCGCCGCGCTGTTCGCGGCCGCCCGCCGGCCACGGGTGGCGGGCGCACTGGTCGCCTTCGGTGCGCTGCTGAAGGTCTGGCCCGTGCTGCTGCTGACGGGGGCGGCGGTGCGCGGACGCCGGGCCCGCGCGCTGTGGTGGAGCGCGGCCGGCACCGCGGCCGCGCTGACCCTGTTCTTCGTGGCCGCCGCACCGGGCGCGCTGGCCTTCCTCACCTTCCAGCGCGATCGCGGGACGGAGGTCGAATCGCTCGGCGCGCTGGTCTTCCACATCGCCCGGCAGTACGGGTGGGACGGGCAGGTGCTGCTGCACTACGGCTCGCTGGAATTCCTCGGCCCGGGCGTCCCGCTGGTCAGCACCCTGGCGCTCACCCTGAGCCTCGCCGCCGTGGGCTGGCTGTTCCTGTGGCGGCTGCGCGCCGGGGAGCCGGGCCCCACGACACCGATCGACGCCGCCTTCACCGCCACCCTGCTGTTCACGACCACCAGCCGCGTCATCAGCCCGCAGTACATGCTCTGGCTGGTGGGGCTCGCCGCGGTGTGCGTGACGGTCCGGGCCGGCCGGCAGACGCTGCCGGCCGTGCTGGTCCTGCTGGCCGCCGGGATCACCCAGCTGGAGTTCCCCGTCTGGTTCGGGCACATCGTGGCGAGCGATCTTCCGGCCGTGGTGCTGCTGGCCGTGCGCAACGGCCTGCTGGTCGCCGCGTCGCTGCTCGCCTGCCGCCGGCTGTGGGTCTCGACGCGGGGCGGCGGGCCCGGGCGTACGGGACTGCCCGGCGTGGTGCGCGCTCGCCGGCCGGCCGGCGAGGGCGAGACCGCTGCCGCTCCCCCGCGGCTCACCGGCTCCGCCGCGCAGACACCGGCGGACGGATCGCCCGCACCGGGACACTGA